The window CGTCGTTGAAGTTGCACTGGAAGAAATTGTGGGGAAAGAATTCTACATTCCACACAAAGCAGTGATTAGAGAAACGGCTGAAACAACCAAGATGCGCATAGTCTATGACGCTTCTGCAAGAGCAACGGCAGAGTCACCGTCGCTGAACGAGTGTCTTTATCCTGGTCCTCCATTGCAAAACAAGCTTTGGGACATACTAGTGAGACAGAGAGCATATCCTATAGCTGTGACCGCAGACATCCAGAAGGCCTTCTTACAAATACGTATCCGGGAGTGTGAACGTGATGCATTAAGATTCCATTGGAGGAAAAGTGAGCACGGGAAGTTAGAGATACTGCGTTTCACTCGTGCACTGTTTGCTCTAGCCACATCGTCCTTCCTGCTCGGTGGCGTAATCGAGGCC of the Montipora capricornis isolate CH-2021 chromosome 7, ASM3666992v2, whole genome shotgun sequence genome contains:
- the LOC138055758 gene encoding uncharacterized protein, whose protein sequence is MVHSELKEQLQRSREGWYETRLPWRGNHPELPTNKQGSIRRLSSLTRKLHRINLTDEYNAIIRDQLQNNVVEVALEEIVGKEFYIPHKAVIRETAETTKMRIVYDASARATAESPSLNECLYPGPPLQNKLWDILVRQRAYPIAVTADIQKAFLQIRIRECERDALRFHWRKSEHGKLEILRFTRALFALATSSFLLGGVIEAHLDAWEEQEPEIVAEL